Proteins from a single region of Styela clava chromosome 1, kaStyClav1.hap1.2, whole genome shotgun sequence:
- the LOC120345353 gene encoding uncharacterized protein LOC120345353: MSVKSRADYVYKAKLAEQAERYDDMVNAMTEVVKMDDELSVEERNLLSVAYKNVIGARRASWRIITSIEGKNEYEADKKHSMAKEYRVKVEQELQDICTKILKALDDHLIPKSKTAESNVFYYKMKGDYYRYLAEFMPGAEKSAESENSLAAYEKAQEAASKDLDVTHPIRLGLALNFSVFYYEILKQPDMACKLAKLAFDSAIKKLDTLAEDSYKDSTLIMQLLRDNLTLWTSDDNSEQPSEGGDVDDAPQDEA; encoded by the coding sequence ATGAGTGTAAAATCAAGAGCAGATTATGTCTACAAAGCCAAGCTTGCTGAACAAGCAGAGCGATATGACGACATGGTAAATGCGATGACAGAAGTGGTAAAAATGGACGACGAATTATCAGTGGAGGAACGGAATCTGCTTTCGGTTGCTTATAAAAATGTAATTGGAGCCCGTCGTGCGTCGTGGAGAATAATAACTAGCATAGAAGGAAAAAATGAATACGAAGCTGATAAAAAACACAGCATGGCCAAGGAATACCGAGTGAAGGTGGAACAGGAATTACAAGACATCTGTACTAAAATTCTGAAAGCCTTGGATGACCACCTCATTCCTAAGTCTAAAACAGCTGAATCCAATGTATTTTACTACAAAATGAAAGGTGATTACTATCGTTATCTGGCAGAATTTATGCCTGGCGCTGAGAAGAGTGCCGAATCAGAAAATAGCCTTGCGGCTTACGAAAAGGCACAAGAAGCAGCATCTAAAGATTTGGACGTTACTCATCCGATTCGCCTTGGTCTTGCTCTAAATTTTTCGGTGTTTTACtatgaaattttaaaacaacCAGATATGGCGTGTAAGCTCGCAAAGTTAGCTTTTGATTCAGCTATTAAAAAATTAGATACTCTCGCAGAAGATTCTTACAAAGATTCTACCTTGATAATGCAGTTGCTTCGTGACAATTTAACGTTGTGGACCTCTGATGACAATTCTGAACAGCCATCGGAAGGTGGTGATGTCGACGATGCACCGCAAGATGAAGCTTAA